Proteins encoded in a region of the Limanda limanda chromosome 17, fLimLim1.1, whole genome shotgun sequence genome:
- the LOC133023241 gene encoding ras-related protein Rab-40C — protein MGSQGSPVKSYDYLLKFLLVGDSDVGKGEILDSLQDGSAESPYAYSSGIDYKTTTILLDGRRVKLELWDTSGQGRFCTIFRSYSRGAQGILLVYDITNRWSFDGIDRWIREIDEHAPGVPRILVGNRLHLAFKRQVPTEQARAYAEKNGMTFFEVSPLCNFNVIESFTELSRIVLMRHGMEKFWRPNRVFSLQDLCCRAIVSCTPVHLIDKLPLPVAIKSHLKSFSMANGMNAVMMHGRSYSLANPAGGSKGNSLKRSKSIRPPQSPPQNCTRNNCKIS, from the exons ATGGGCAGCCAGGGCAGCCCAGTGAAAAGCTACGACTACCTTCTTAAGTTcctcctggttggagacagcgATGTTGGAAAAGGAGAGATCCTGGACAGCCTGCAAGACGGATCGGCCGAGTCCCCATATGCTTATAGCAGTG GTATCGACTATAAAACCACCACCATTCTCCTGGATGGGAGAAGAGTGAAGCTTGAGCTCTG GGACACCTCAGGACAGGGGAGGTTCTGCACCATTTTTCGCTCTTATTCCCGCGGGGCTCAG GGGATCCTGCTGGTGTATGACATTACCAACCGGTGGTCATTTGATGGCATCGACAGGTGGATCAGAGAGATTGATGAG catgcaccagGCGTGCCTCGAATCCTCGTAGGCAACCGGCTACATCTGGCCTTCAAACGGCAAGTTCCCACTGAGCAGGCCAGGGCATATGCCGAGAAGAACGGCATGACGTTCTTCGAGGTGAGCCCTCTGTGCAACTTCAACGTCATCGAGTCCTTCACAGAGCTGTCTCGTATCGTCCTGATGAGGCATGGCATGGAGAAGTTCTGGAGGCCCAACAGAG TCTTCAGCCTCCAGGACCTCTGCTGCCGAGCCATCGTGTCATGCACCCCAGTCCACCTCATCGACAAGCTCCCGCTGCCTGTTGCCATTAAGTCCCACCTCAAATCCTTCTCCATGGCCAATGGCATGAACGCCGTCATGATGCATGGACGCTCTTACTCTCTGGCCAACCCAGCCGGCGGCTCTAAAGGCAACAGCCTGAAGCGCTCCAAGTCCATCCGTCCACCGCAGAGCCCTCCGCAGAACTGCACCCGCAACAACTGTAAAATCTCCTAA